The Apium graveolens cultivar Ventura unplaced genomic scaffold, ASM990537v1 ctg7827, whole genome shotgun sequence genomic interval TTACAAGTTGAAGACTGATCAAAATGGAGCTATCACTAAACACAAAGCCCGTCTTGTGGCTAAAGGATATGTTCAACGTCATGGAATCGATTATGAAGAAGGCTTTGCCCCGGTTACTCGACTTGAAACAGTCCATTTACTCCTTTCATTGGCAGCTAAAAATGATTGGGAGATTCACCATCTTGACATTAAATCTGCTTTCTTGAATGGTGTTTTACAAGAGGAGGTTTATGTAACACAACCCAAAGGCTATGTCAAAAACGGCTCCGAACATCAAGTTTATAGGCTTCCCAAGGCTTTGTATGGGCTTCGTCAAGCCCCTCGAGCGTGGTATGCTCGTCTCAACCAGTACCTTCTCACACTCGATTTTGTTAAATGCCCATATGAGCATGCTGTATATACTCAGAAGGATGGAGCTCATTCTCTAGTTGTTGGTGTCTATGTCGAAGACTTATTAGTTACTGGCTCATCTCTGTCACACATTGCCAAATTCAAGGGGGAAATGAATCGTGAATTTGACATGTCTGACTTAGGGCTGCTGTCTTACTATTTGGGGTTGGAAGTTACTCAAGACAAGGAGTTTATTGAACTCAGGCAGTCGACTTATGCGCAGAAGGTGCTCGAATAGGCAGGCATGGCAGAATGTAATAGTGTGAGATATCCTATGGAGTACAAGATACAATTACATGCTGACAGCTCGGGTGAAGTTGTAAATCCTACGCAGTTTAAAAGCATTATAGGCGGGCTCAGATACCTAGTGAATACAAGACCTGATATTGCTTATTCTATAGGGATTGTTAGCAGGTTTATGGAAAGGCCTACACAGCTGCACATGAACGCAGTTAAAAGGATTTGTCGATATCTGAAGGGAACGCTACAGTACGGACTAATCTACACAAAAGGCCAAGGAAATTATATACTTTCGGGTTTTTCGGATAGTGACTTAGGAGGGAGTATGGATGACCGAAAGAGTACGGGAGGAATGGCTTTCTATCTTGATGAGAATTTAATTACTTGGGTGTCACAAAAACAACGGTGTGTTGCACTCTCTTCGTGTGAGGCTGAGTTTATGGCGGCTACGGCGGCTGCCTGCCAGGCGATTTGGTTGCAGCGGGTACTGAGTCATATCATGGGCATCAAGGTTGCTCCTGTCACATTGTACATTGATAATAGGTCAGCTGTGGACTTGGCACGTAATCCAGTTTTCTATGGACGAAGCAAGCATATTGACTTGCGCTATCACTTCATCCGTGATTGTGTTGAACAAGGATTGATAATTATAAGACATGTCCGCACGAATGAACAACGAACTGACATCCTAACGAAGGCATTGGCAATATCCAAGTTTGAGAAGATGCGTCAGTTGCTTGGTGTCAGAAAGCTGGAGAATGTTTAGATTAAAGGGGAGTTATGTTGGGCTTGGGCTTAATCTACACATATTTATTTGAGTTTATGTTATTGAATAAAAAGTCTCGATTATTGTAGTTGGTTATAGTAGTGTCCCGCAAGTTTAGGATCAAAATAAGTGAGAGATAAATTAGGATCAATTATCCTAGTTAATAGCACAATTCCTTAATGATATAAAGTATAAGAATATAAGATATAGATATAAAATTACCCATTTTTCCTTTGTAATatcattattattaattttagtACACATATTATatatggtgctggattgacccgttgtgaggtactacatgtttatagtgtcataagttaatctcacagtaataatgatgtattggtcttttgacttgaaatcattatatttctatacgagaattaatatactttgatactattgaaagttatccttgaccgggtaataataaaagtagagatcgggtacattatgaatcgtatgagaaatatgaatgatctagatgggatttagccctcatgtattaaaggagtgatattattggcccttgattgagtaagactataaaatgcatggtcgtgctcaaatactgatttgtttaatagtttactcattgatcaaggaaagaaggattgaacgttaacggaggatgacacaatgcatgcctcgagtttgatctataatataaggctaaagggattatattacattgtacattattcacgaaaggtttaattgatcactgattaaataattaatacttgggtaacaatgatgtattactagatgccgctcattgtttatgatttgaaattagatttaaaattgttgccaacgtaacaataacctaaagggtcgcacaaagaatgattgaaggattatttaatttaaattcggacttaaataaaatgtaagtatttcgaattatttgttattaattaagtgtgacttaattaattaaataaataggaaattcgaatttaatattgcATGACCAATTTTTTAGATATATTATGTTATGTTATTCAGCACTGCATGTTTCAtcgataaattatttatttctttgaAGTTGCTTTTATGTCTTTGGTTTCTTTTATGCACACATTATTTACTTTCAAGTTCTATCTAGTTTTGTGATTTTTATGGTCATTCCGGCTTATATTTGATTATCTAGATATGGTGATGGTATGTAGTTAGTGATGCCACTGGTTATTGTGATGGTGGATACGTGGTGAAAAGTGGTCGCTAAGTAGTCGTTCCTGTGATATTTAAATATTTGGAATTTGTGACAGTTTGATTTTAGTAAGTGTGTATGATTGTGATAATATTCTTAAATCAGGTGGTTTACATATAGTTTTTGGTATTGGCATATGATATTGAGTGGAAAGAAATGGATGGAAAAAGTGGTCATGCAATGATTTGAACTTTGAATGtagttattttttaaaataaatttattatctACGTAATGATATTGGTGGCTAAAGTTCATGGTTGTATGTGGTAGTGGATGGTTGTGGGCAATCGTTGTTCAAGTAGAAAAGAGATGATTGTGGTTTATGAAAATTTGGATAGAATTAAAGAGTTGTGGAAAATGAATACAAATCATATATTGGATTAATATACATAGATATGTATGACTGGCTggaattaaattttattatttattaattaagtgttcTCATTGAAATATGAATATCTCTCAATAAATATATCCTAATATGTTAGAATCTTATAAGACGTTAGAATCTTAGAAGACGTTTTAATCGAGGATATCTTTCTTTTGTGACTAAATATCTCCTAAGATAGTATCTTACAATCTTAGTCAAATCCCACCATATTTCTTTTTTGACTAAATATATCCTAATATCTCCTAATATCTTACTATCTTAGAAGACATTTTAATTTTTAAACATCCATGGATTTcattgaataaattcaaaatcaaaatcgATCTTTGAAACATATATGCTCACAATCTCAATTTTATTATACCCCTAAATTTCATATAAATACACAATTATGTATTAGTTTCATACATGTTTAATACGTTTAAAGGATAATATAGAATTTTAGTCAAATATTAAGATCTTTCTTTTTTGACCCAATATATCATAATATCTTAATATTCTAAAAGACGTTTTAATTTCCATGACGTCCATGGATTTTACTAAATTAAGTCAAAGtcaaaaatccaaattgaatCTTTGTAATCTAGCATATCCTGTCAATTCCAATTTATTATACCCCTAAATTTCATATAAATAAGGCATATGTATTAGTTTCAACATGTCAATGTCTTAAAAAAACATCTCCATTTTCATTCATGGATAAATCTCATACATGTCTCCGCTAAA includes:
- the LOC141704433 gene encoding secreted RxLR effector protein 161-like produces the protein MAECNSVRYPMEYKIQLHADSSGEVVNPTQFKSIIGGLRYLVNTRPDIAYSIGIVSRFMERPTQLHMNAVKRICRYLKGTLQYGLIYTKGQGNYILSGFSDSDLGGSMDDRKSTGGMAFYLDENLITWVSQKQRCVALSSCEAEFMAATAAACQAIWLQRVLSHIMGIKVAPVTLYIDNRSAVDLARNPVFYGRSKHIDLRYHFIRDCVEQGLIIIRHVRTNEQRTDILTKALAISKFEKMRQLLGVRKLENV